Proteins encoded by one window of Bactrocera oleae isolate idBacOlea1 chromosome 4, idBacOlea1, whole genome shotgun sequence:
- the LOC106627846 gene encoding dynein axonemal light chain 4: MADEGANPEKEAEKKIVHTYPLVKHSDMNEEMRTEAIEMSITACEKYSSNYEQAARVIKETMDKKFGIYWHVVVGEGFGFEVSYETKNILYLFFGGNLAILLWKCS, from the exons ATGGCTGATGAGGGAGCGAATCCGGAAAAAGAAGCAGAAAAGAAAATTGTGCACACATATCCGCTTGTCAAG CATTCAGATATGAACGAAGAAATGCGAACAGAAGCTATAGAAATGAGCATTACAGCTTGCGAAAAATATTCGAGCAATTATGAG cAAGCGGCACGTGTTATCAAGGAAACCATGGATAAGAAGTTCGGTATTTATTGGCATGTGGTTGTTGGTGAAGGCTTTGGATTTGAAGTCTCCTacgaaaccaaaaatattttatacctttttttcggtggaaatttagcaattttgCTATGGAAATGTTCATAA
- the bsd gene encoding uncharacterized protein bsd yields MGKRMAVVEAKHSLQATRTIRKRKRNSSGAAIDSEMITTTPKATRGSNNYWHENDDEDSSSNDATHVTPMIRHPSTKHANNSSILLSANTSLNESPKPVYTLLPSIVNGTIMYDLMQKPWRLGKPIGKGNFGEIFLASDNTSIPVTNENAKFVVKIEPHSNGPLFVEIHCLMNTAKDEYNHIKTEGDKNNRQDYTAPLMQHLPTGIPKYIASGSHYFGDARYRFLILQRFDHDLHSLIKNCRVHQKCVLTLAIQIVDVLEKLHDKGYCHNDVKAQNLMISKCKYYKKQTATAPVTTGKSKSSRSSNVKSSSYDEHYEEKQQTTDSGNSSEQEANDDEEEDEDFIVKRNVFLDEYEDEDFDDGATTNSNNSNSVDIYETPVNRNRKRRPRNNIEFSGSNPVRSCRRQKRNSIYEEMVKSHYLRPTKRISYSEFFNEDTTSIKDEPMESKSVTTDDDFEEFLPRSARRSATIKKSSHASNSCLPTTRITRRQEKMFNKLNANKHLQKTTSDNSPPTAVAESFVVVEEERIFLIDFGLASKFMDNGVHRPFVMDQRRAHDGTLEFTSRDAHMGAHSRRSDLECLGYNLMFWSQGYLPWKDAAIQHQQEKVHRAKEYLMTDVREMLKQIYGKQVPKYLGDFLHQVSQLAYHDRPDYGRYRRLFEREFQQLGYSLAELQLDSKEIVRTCVRVKEEIENKNDIFEMNKLNSNTAWSIMSNLAVGTPFHERTLSNRVSPKNLRSKSDKKSMKKKKFSWAEILSQDPDQIARERAEKEFDREEELSEVQQPIVRRYEGKPTYAILEVENRLKLSGRLTEDNRDSHQSGAANQTDEEEENDEDQDEDEQEEMEVDDTEDMEDNDRDCDDDDDDDDIDTDATETMEHAPNGGHNTRAHNTRSTRKKDCTQLLETEGRIQSANKQRTINSTKSAFKTTAATSKSSHGTTVANKTASKCSSKRSSAAGAARSNRKGYNNEGAQVNSSSVTGRPERRTRRCLIETETEMNDLIDQQESNSNFNPDVCSFFNVWKRINNENIYYRGNNAAAAASTRHCKK; encoded by the exons ATGGGCAAACGTATGGCAGTCGTCGAGGCGAAGCATTCATTGCAAGCTACACGCACTATACGCAAACGTAAGCGAAACTCGTCTGGAGCAGCAATTGATTCTGAAATGATCACCACAACACCCAAGGCAACGAGAGGAAGTAATAACTACTGGCACGAAAATGATGACGAAGATTCATCTTCTAATGATGCCACACATGTAACACCAATGATTAGACATCCATCTACAAAGCATGCCAACAATTCGTCAATTCTTCTTAGCGCAAATACTTCACTGAACGAGTCCCCAAAACCAGTATATACGTTATTACCATCCATAGTTAATGGCACTATTATGTACGACCTAATGCAGAAACCTTGGCGGCTTGGTAAACCTATTG GCAAAGGAAATTTTGgagaaatatttttagcttcAGATAATACTTCCATTCCCGTTACTAATGAGAATGCAAAGTTCGTTGTAAAAATTGAACCACATTCAAATGGACCCTTGTTTGTGGAAATTCATTGTTTGATGAATACTGCCAAGGACGAAT ATAACCATATAAAAACCGAAGGTGATAAAAATAATAGACAAGATTATACGGCGCCACTGATGCAACACCTACCTACCGGTATACCTAAATATATTGCATCGGGCTCTCATTATTTTGGAGATGCACGTTACCGTTTCCTGATATTGCAGCGTTTTGATCACGATTTGCACTCATTGATAAAAAATTGTCGTGTCCATCAGAAATGCGTGTTAACTCTAGCCATACAGATTGTAGatgttttagaaaaattacacGACAAAGGCTACTGCCATAATGATGTTAAGGCACAAAATCTTATGATTTCCAAATGCaagtattataaaaaacaaactgCAACTGCTCCGGTTACCACAGGCAAAAGCAAATCGTCCCGTTCTTCAAATGTAAAATCTTCAAGCTATGATGAACATTACGAAGAAAAGCAACAGACAACTGATAGTGGAAATAGTTCCGAGCAAGAAGCAAATGATGATGAAGAAGAGGATGAAGATTTCATTGTTAAACGAAATGTGTTTTTAGACGAATATGAAGATGAGGACTTTGATGATGGCGCTActaccaacagcaacaacagtaacagTGTAGATATTTACGAAACACCAGTAAATCGTAACCGCAAACGTCGCCCACGGAATAATATAGAATTTAGTGGTTCTAATCCG GTACGCTCATGTCGCCGACAAAAACGAAATTCCATATATGAAGAGATGGTGAAGTCTCATTATTTACGTCCTACAAAACGTATTAGTTACTCAGAATTCTTTAATGAAGATACAACTTCCATAAAAGATGAACCAATGGAATCGAAATCTGTGACAACAGATGATGATTTCGAAGAATTTTTACCAAGGTCTGCTCGTCGCTCCGCTACAATAAAGAAGTCGAGTCATGCCTCAAATTCCTGCTTACCAACAACACGGATAACGCGACgtcaagaaaaaatgtttaataagttAAACGCTaataaacatttacaaaaaacGACTAGCGATAATTCACCACCCACAGCTGTTGCAGAATCGTTTGTAGTCGTTGAGGAAGAACGTATCTTCCTTATTGATTTCGGACTGGCTTCCAAATTTATGGATAATGGGGTACATCGTCCATTCGTAATGGATCAACGTCGAGCACACGATGGTACTTTAGAATTTACATCACGAGATGCTCATATGGGTGCCCATTCACGTCGTAGTGATCTAGAATGTTTGGGTTATAACTTAATGTTCTGGTCTCAAGGTTATTTGCCATGGAAGGATGCAGCAATTCAGCATCAACAGGAAAAGGTACATCGCGCAAAGGAATACCTAATGACCGATGTTCGCGAAATGTTAAAACAAATCTATGGCAAACAGGTTCCTAAATACTTGGGCGATTTTCTACATCAAGTTAGCCAATTAGCCTACCACGACCGACCAGATTATGGACGGTACCGTCGCTTATTCGAACGAGAGTTTCAGCAGCTTGGCTATTCACTCGCAGAATTGCAATTGGACAGCAAGGAAATTGTACGCACTTGTGTACGTGTTAAAGAGGAAATTGAGAACAAAAACGATATATTCGAAATGAATAAACTCAACAGCAATACAGCATGGAGTATTATGAGCAACCTTGCAGTGGGCACACCATTCCATGAGCGCACTCTCTCCAATAGGGTGTCGCCAAAAAACTTGAGGTCCAAATCTGACAAGAAATCAATGAAAAAGAAGAAGTTTTCATGGGCAGAAATTCTGTCACAAGATCCTGATCAGATAGCCCGCGAACGTGCCGAGAAAGAGTTCGATCGCGAGGAGGAACTTAGTGAGGTGCAACAACCAATAGTGCGTCGTTATGAAGGAAAACCAACTTATGCTATATTGGAGGTTGAAAATCGCCTAAAGTTAAGCGGCAGATTAACAGAAGATAATAGAGACTCACATCAAAGTGGCGCTGCTAATCAGACCGACGAAGAGGAGGAGAATGATGAGGATCAAGATGAGGAtgag CAGGAAGAAATGGAAGTAGACGATACGGAGGATATGGAAGATAACGATAGAGATTGTGATGACGATGACGATGACGATGACATAGATACAGACGCTACCGAAACCATGGAGCATGCGCCTAATGGTGGACATAACACACGCGCACATAATACCCgatcaacaagaaaaaaagattGTACACAATTATTAGAAACAGAAGGTCGAATTCAGAGTGCTAATAAGCAACGTACAATCAATTCGACAAAATCTGCATTTAAAACAACAGCAGCCACATCCAAATCAAGTCATGGTACAACAGTAGCAAATAAAACTGCTTCGAAATGTAGTAGCAAACGGAGTAGTGCCGCCGGTGCAGCTCGTAGTAATCGTAAAGGTTACAACAATGAAGGAGCTCAAGTTAATAGCAGCAGTGTTACGGGAAGGCCGGAACGACGAACTCGTCGTTGCTTAATTGAGACTGAAACAGAGATGAATGATCTAATCGATCAACAGGAAAGTAATTCAAATTTTAACCCAGATGTTTGCAGTTTCTTCAACGTTTGGAAAAGGATCAATAATGAAAACATCTACTATCGTGGCAACAACGCCGCAGCAGCGGCATCGACACGACAttgtaaaaagtga